From a single Kitasatospora sp. NBC_00458 genomic region:
- a CDS encoding carbohydrate ABC transporter permease — MSLSAPALAAGAWGDAVVKFGNGFGAIAGFLGILLLVFLVAGRASGRIARPLAVAVFLGPAVVLLLVGLVAPLVRTVWLSLYSDDSSRFVGGENFGWALTTESVREVLVNTLLWLVIAPLAATGLGLVLALLVDRMRGQAVYKSLIFMPMAISLVGASIIFKFVYESRDASQQQIGLLSQVAIALGWEHPPNWMLAQPLNTFLLMAVMVWVQTGFAMVVLSAAIKAIPDEVTEAARLDGAGGVRLFWYVTVPMIRTTVVVVLTTVMITTLKAFDIVRTMTGGNFGTQVLANEMYSQSFVQFNTGRGSALAVILFLAVLPLVAYNVVQLRKERGVR, encoded by the coding sequence ATGTCCCTCTCCGCCCCCGCACTCGCCGCCGGCGCCTGGGGCGACGCGGTGGTCAAGTTCGGCAACGGATTCGGCGCGATCGCCGGCTTCCTCGGCATCCTGCTGCTGGTCTTCCTGGTCGCCGGCCGTGCCTCCGGGCGGATCGCCCGCCCGCTGGCCGTGGCCGTCTTCCTCGGCCCGGCGGTGGTGCTGCTGCTGGTCGGGCTGGTCGCGCCGCTGGTCCGCACCGTCTGGCTGAGCCTCTACAGCGACGACAGCAGCCGCTTCGTCGGCGGTGAGAACTTCGGCTGGGCGCTGACCACCGAGTCGGTGCGCGAGGTGCTGGTCAACACCCTGCTGTGGCTGGTGATCGCACCGCTGGCGGCGACCGGGCTCGGCCTGGTGCTGGCGCTGCTGGTGGACCGGATGCGCGGCCAGGCGGTGTACAAGTCGCTGATCTTCATGCCGATGGCGATCTCGCTGGTCGGCGCGTCGATCATCTTCAAGTTCGTCTACGAGTCCCGGGACGCCTCGCAGCAGCAGATCGGCCTGCTGAGCCAGGTCGCCATCGCGCTGGGCTGGGAGCATCCGCCGAACTGGATGCTCGCCCAGCCGCTCAACACCTTCCTGCTGATGGCGGTGATGGTGTGGGTGCAGACGGGCTTCGCGATGGTGGTGCTGTCGGCGGCGATCAAGGCGATCCCGGACGAGGTCACCGAGGCGGCCCGGCTGGACGGCGCGGGCGGGGTGCGGCTGTTCTGGTACGTCACGGTGCCGATGATCCGCACCACGGTGGTGGTGGTGCTCACCACCGTCATGATCACCACGTTGAAGGCCTTCGACATCGTCCGCACCATGACCGGCGGGAACTTCGGCACCCAGGTGCTGGCCAACGAGATGTACTCGCAGTCCTTCGTGCAGTTCAACACCGGGCGGGGCAGCGCGCTCGCGGTGATCCTCTTCCTCGCGGTGCTGCCCCTGGTGGCCTACAACGTCGTCCAGCTGCGGAAGGAGCGTGGGGTGCGATGA
- a CDS encoding carbohydrate ABC transporter permease: protein MSVRRDGGPVRKSFSTPLASAFVIVVTVLWTVPTLGLLATSLRPKKDVTTDGWWNVLLHPDLGLDNYHTVLFEGGSGVSTGLMPFLVNSLAISVPATLFPLALAAMAAYALAWVRFRGSDTVFFVVFALQVVPLQMALIPLLQLFSGGAHLGSVTLVPALELKGTYAPVWLAHTMFALPLAIFLLHNFIAQLPRDLMEAAVVDGASHFKIFRSIVLPLCTPALASFAIFQFLWVWNDLLVALTFAGGTPEVAPMTVRLAQLSGSFGGRWELLTAGAFLSIVIPLAVFFALQRYFVRGLLAGSVKG, encoded by the coding sequence ATGAGCGTACGGCGTGACGGCGGTCCCGTCCGGAAGTCCTTCTCCACCCCGCTCGCCTCGGCGTTCGTGATCGTGGTGACGGTGCTCTGGACCGTTCCCACCCTGGGGCTGCTGGCGACCTCGCTCCGGCCCAAGAAGGACGTCACCACCGACGGCTGGTGGAACGTCCTCCTCCACCCGGACCTCGGCCTGGACAACTACCACACGGTGCTGTTCGAGGGCGGCTCCGGCGTCTCGACCGGTCTGATGCCGTTCCTGGTGAACTCGCTGGCGATCAGCGTCCCCGCCACCCTCTTCCCGCTGGCGCTGGCGGCGATGGCCGCGTACGCGCTGGCGTGGGTGCGGTTCCGGGGCAGTGACACGGTGTTCTTCGTGGTGTTCGCGCTCCAGGTGGTGCCGCTCCAGATGGCGCTGATCCCGCTGCTCCAACTGTTCTCCGGGGGAGCCCACCTGGGCTCGGTGACGCTGGTCCCGGCGCTGGAGCTCAAGGGCACCTACGCGCCGGTCTGGCTGGCGCACACGATGTTCGCGCTGCCGCTGGCGATCTTCCTGCTGCACAACTTCATCGCCCAGCTGCCGCGCGACCTGATGGAGGCGGCGGTGGTGGACGGCGCCTCGCACTTCAAGATCTTCCGTTCGATCGTGCTGCCGCTCTGCACGCCGGCGCTGGCCTCGTTCGCGATCTTCCAGTTCCTCTGGGTCTGGAACGACCTGCTGGTCGCGCTGACCTTCGCCGGGGGCACGCCCGAGGTCGCGCCGATGACGGTGCGGCTGGCGCAGCTCTCCGGGTCGTTCGGCGGGCGCTGGGAGCTGCTCACCGCCGGGGCGTTCCTGTCGATCGTGATCCCGCTGGCGGTCTTCTTCGCCCTCCAGCGGTACTTCGTCCGCGGCCTGCTGGCCGGATCGGTCAAGGGGTAG
- a CDS encoding Ig-like domain-containing protein: MADAGTRAGRRWRRRAGGLLAALATAAALVSGPGTAPAAAAPGAAATATLGSTDIGTAVDSADSGHLNASRYVTGSAGGTVTSLSVYVDAVDAAPANRYQVAVYRDSGGSPGGLLASSATATLTAHSWNTVPLTAPLAAGTAYWLAYNTNGTTQAANNLRYSPGGTSAYADGGQPFGSWPSTVGPVTRSGLSFSIYATYTAEEAPTPPVPGAGPGAEGPILLVTSQANPYTRYLAEILKAEGLNAYRQVDLSAVTPQVLAAADVVLLGETPLTAAQAALFTTWTNGGGRLVAMRPDRRLAPLFGLTPATGTRSDAYLKVDTGFSPGAGITGDTMGYHGAADLYALNGATAVATLYSDATTATANPAVTLRTAGGGRAAAFSFDLARSVVQTRQGNAAWAGQQRDGVDGYEAGEMFFGTGGQPDWNDLGKALIPIADEQQRLLANLLTRLASTAKPLPRFWYFPRDVKAVVVMTGDDHGVGGTAGRWDGYLAQSPPGCSVAAWECIRGSSYVYTDAPLTPAQAKAYSDQGFEVGVHVTTDCRPWGTTAALQGLYRDQLAQWRAKYPALPTPSSSRTHCVEWDDWATQAKTKLANGIRLDTDYYFYPSAFTRDRPGYFNGTAQIMRFADTDGSVIDEYQATTQLTDESGQSYPGTVTTLLDAAYGAEGYYAALTANTHTDFAASAASDAIITAAKARGVPVVSGRQMLTWLDGRNGSAFSRLAWNGGALTFDITGGATGLRAMLPVDAAAGTLTGITSGGRPLPYRTETVKGVAYAFFDGAAGSYTATYGHDTTAPTVTGTTPAGGANGVAPGTAVRFSFGEPLDPASVTASAVALRTTAGGTAVAGTVAYDPAANGVVLTPGAPLAPTTGYTATVQGVRDTSGNALAAPYAFAFTTGGAEPRTIGRTTVGPLIDDTDSNHLNGSRVTTGAAPVSLTALSVHVGPVGAAPNDRYQLAVYTDAGGSPGTLVAATGSGTLTADAWNSLAVDLTLSAGTSYWFVYNSNGTSAAVNNMNYSTGGGGQGAYSNTVVPFGTWPASFGPAVRDAFQYSLYGTY, from the coding sequence ATGGCAGACGCGGGCACACGAGCGGGCCGGCGGTGGCGGCGGAGGGCCGGGGGCCTGCTGGCGGCCCTGGCCACGGCGGCGGCGCTGGTCTCCGGGCCGGGTACCGCCCCGGCGGCGGCCGCTCCCGGGGCGGCCGCGACGGCCACTCTCGGCAGCACCGACATCGGCACGGCCGTCGACTCCGCCGACTCCGGCCACCTCAACGCCTCGCGCTACGTGACCGGTTCGGCGGGCGGCACGGTCACCTCCCTGTCGGTGTACGTCGACGCGGTGGACGCGGCGCCCGCCAACCGCTACCAGGTGGCGGTCTACCGGGACAGCGGCGGCAGCCCGGGCGGCCTGCTGGCGAGCAGCGCCACCGCGACCCTCACCGCCCACAGCTGGAACACCGTCCCGCTGACGGCGCCCCTGGCGGCCGGCACCGCGTACTGGCTGGCCTACAACACCAACGGGACCACCCAGGCGGCCAACAACCTGCGGTACAGCCCCGGCGGCACCAGCGCGTACGCCGACGGCGGTCAGCCGTTCGGCAGTTGGCCGTCCACCGTCGGCCCGGTCACCCGCAGCGGGCTGAGCTTCTCGATCTACGCGACCTACACCGCCGAGGAGGCCCCGACGCCCCCGGTCCCGGGTGCCGGCCCGGGTGCGGAGGGTCCGATCCTGCTGGTCACCAGCCAGGCCAACCCGTACACCCGGTACCTGGCCGAGATCCTCAAGGCGGAGGGCCTCAACGCCTACCGCCAGGTGGACCTCTCCGCCGTCACCCCCCAGGTGCTCGCCGCCGCCGACGTGGTGCTGCTCGGCGAGACACCGCTGACCGCCGCCCAGGCGGCGCTGTTCACCACCTGGACCAACGGCGGCGGGCGGCTGGTCGCGATGCGCCCGGACCGGCGGCTCGCACCGCTGTTCGGCCTCACCCCGGCCACCGGCACCCGCTCCGACGCCTATCTGAAGGTCGACACCGGATTCTCGCCGGGCGCCGGGATCACCGGCGACACGATGGGCTACCACGGTGCGGCGGACCTCTACGCGCTGAACGGCGCCACCGCCGTCGCCACCCTGTACAGCGACGCCACCACCGCCACCGCCAACCCGGCGGTCACCCTGCGCACCGCCGGCGGCGGCCGGGCCGCCGCGTTCAGCTTCGACCTGGCCAGGTCGGTCGTGCAGACCCGCCAGGGCAACGCCGCCTGGGCCGGACAGCAGCGCGACGGCGTCGACGGCTACGAGGCCGGTGAGATGTTCTTCGGCACCGGCGGGCAGCCGGACTGGAACGACCTCGGCAAGGCGCTGATCCCGATCGCCGACGAGCAGCAGCGGCTGCTCGCCAACCTGCTCACCCGGCTGGCGTCGACGGCCAAGCCGCTGCCCCGGTTCTGGTACTTCCCCCGGGACGTCAAGGCCGTCGTGGTGATGACCGGCGACGACCACGGCGTCGGCGGCACGGCCGGCCGCTGGGACGGCTACCTCGCGCAGAGCCCGCCGGGCTGTTCGGTCGCCGCCTGGGAGTGCATCCGGGGCTCCTCGTACGTCTACACCGACGCCCCGCTCACCCCGGCCCAGGCCAAGGCCTACAGCGACCAGGGCTTCGAGGTCGGCGTGCACGTCACCACCGACTGCCGCCCCTGGGGCACGACCGCCGCCCTGCAGGGCCTCTACCGGGACCAGTTGGCCCAGTGGCGCGCCAAGTACCCGGCCCTGCCGACGCCTTCGAGCAGTCGCACGCACTGCGTCGAGTGGGACGACTGGGCCACCCAGGCGAAGACCAAGCTGGCCAACGGGATCCGGCTGGACACCGACTACTACTTCTACCCGTCCGCGTTCACCCGGGACCGGCCGGGCTACTTCAACGGCACCGCACAGATCATGCGGTTCGCCGACACCGACGGCAGCGTGATCGACGAGTACCAGGCCACCACCCAGCTCACCGACGAGTCCGGGCAGTCCTACCCGGGCACCGTCACCACCCTGCTCGACGCCGCGTACGGGGCCGAGGGCTACTACGCGGCGCTGACCGCCAACACCCACACCGACTTCGCCGCCTCCGCCGCCTCGGACGCGATCATCACCGCGGCGAAGGCGCGCGGCGTCCCGGTGGTCTCCGGCCGGCAGATGCTCACCTGGCTGGACGGCCGCAACGGCTCGGCCTTCTCCCGGCTGGCCTGGAACGGGGGCGCGCTCACCTTCGACATCACCGGCGGGGCCACCGGGCTGCGCGCGATGCTGCCGGTCGACGCGGCCGCCGGCACGCTGACCGGGATCACGTCGGGCGGCCGTCCGCTGCCGTACCGGACCGAGACGGTCAAGGGCGTCGCGTACGCGTTCTTCGACGGCGCGGCCGGCTCGTACACCGCGACCTACGGCCACGACACCACCGCGCCGACGGTCACCGGCACCACCCCGGCCGGCGGTGCGAACGGCGTGGCGCCCGGTACGGCGGTCCGGTTCTCCTTCGGGGAGCCGCTGGACCCGGCGAGCGTGACCGCCTCCGCGGTGGCGCTGCGCACCACCGCGGGCGGCACGGCCGTCGCGGGCACGGTGGCCTACGACCCGGCGGCCAACGGCGTGGTCCTCACCCCGGGCGCCCCGCTCGCGCCGACCACCGGGTACACCGCGACGGTCCAGGGCGTCCGGGACACCTCGGGCAACGCGCTGGCCGCCCCGTACGCGTTCGCGTTCACCACCGGGGGAGCGGAGCCGAGGACGATCGGCAGGACCACGGTGGGCCCGCTGATCGACGACACCGACTCCAACCACCTGAACGGCAGCAGGGTGACGACCGGCGCCGCCCCGGTGTCGCTGACCGCGCTGAGCGTGCACGTCGGCCCGGTCGGCGCGGCGCCCAACGACCGCTACCAGCTGGCCGTCTACACGGACGCGGGCGGATCGCCGGGGACGCTGGTCGCGGCGACCGGGAGCGGCACGCTCACCGCCGACGCCTGGAACTCGCTGGCCGTCGACCTCACGCTGAGCGCCGGCACGTCCTACTGGTTCGTCTACAACAGCAACGGCACCAGTGCCGCGGTGAACAACATGAACTACTCGACCGGGGGCGGCGGGCAGGGCGCGTACAGCAACACGGTGGTGCCGTTCGGGACGTGGCCGGCGAGCTTCGGACCGGCGGTGAGGGACGCGTTCCAGTACTCGCTGTACGGGACGTACTGA